A window from Flavobacterium gyeonganense encodes these proteins:
- a CDS encoding OmpP1/FadL family transporter yields MKKIFILLITGLTASVSYSQEISDGVRYSQDNLTGTARFRAMGGAFGALGGDLSSLSVNPAGSAIFNNNQAGLTFSNQNIKNNSNYFNDEMSTKDNSSVLNQAGVVFVFNTMNPNNNWKKITIGANYENTNNFSNKTVSVGTNTNNSIDDYFLAYANGIELRNTNLDYRDQSYSEQQAYFGLRGKVIIPASNTANNTQYLTNVPAGSDPTKGKYYQENEVHTVGYNSKLSINIATSYNDRLYLGANLNVHVTDHRSTRTFYEDNANPLQARETISNLRFNNEIYTYGNGFSFQLGAIGKITDSFRLGVAYESNTWYELYDEITQSLFTTTENSANEVFDYAVNPNITNVYKPYTLQTPGKFTFSGAYIFGKTGLISLDYSIKDYGNTKFKPTSDSGFRELNNDISNQLTTSGELRIGGEYKIKRLSLRGGYRFEGSPYKDGKTIGDLNSYSGGLGYNFGGTKIDLAYSYTERESNQGFFATGLTNPAKINSKLNNVSVTLLFEL; encoded by the coding sequence ATGAAAAAAATATTCATCCTACTTATAACAGGATTAACTGCCAGCGTCTCTTATTCTCAGGAAATTTCGGATGGTGTACGATATTCTCAGGACAATTTAACAGGAACTGCCCGTTTTAGGGCAATGGGTGGCGCCTTTGGAGCACTTGGAGGAGATTTATCATCATTATCTGTAAACCCTGCCGGATCTGCAATTTTTAACAATAATCAGGCTGGACTGACTTTTAGCAATCAGAACATTAAAAACAATTCCAATTATTTCAACGATGAAATGTCCACGAAAGACAACTCGTCGGTTTTAAATCAGGCCGGAGTTGTTTTTGTATTTAACACCATGAATCCAAACAACAACTGGAAAAAAATAACTATTGGAGCGAATTATGAAAACACAAACAATTTCAGCAACAAAACAGTTTCAGTAGGAACCAACACAAACAATTCTATAGATGATTATTTTTTAGCATATGCAAACGGAATAGAACTAAGAAATACAAATCTGGATTATAGAGATCAATCCTACAGTGAACAACAGGCTTATTTCGGACTTAGAGGAAAAGTTATCATACCGGCTTCTAATACTGCCAATAATACTCAATACCTAACAAATGTTCCTGCGGGAAGTGACCCTACAAAAGGTAAATATTATCAAGAAAATGAAGTTCATACTGTCGGATACAACAGTAAATTAAGTATTAACATAGCAACATCCTACAATGACAGACTTTATCTGGGAGCTAATTTAAATGTCCATGTTACGGATCACAGAAGCACAAGAACTTTTTACGAGGACAACGCAAACCCATTGCAAGCCAGAGAAACAATTTCAAATTTGCGTTTTAATAACGAAATTTATACATATGGCAATGGTTTTTCATTTCAACTGGGAGCAATTGGAAAAATCACAGATTCTTTTCGACTTGGCGTAGCATACGAATCGAATACATGGTATGAATTATATGATGAAATCACCCAAAGTTTATTTACCACAACAGAAAATAGCGCAAATGAGGTTTTTGATTATGCCGTAAATCCTAATATAACGAACGTTTACAAACCTTACACCCTCCAGACTCCAGGGAAATTCACTTTTAGCGGTGCTTATATATTTGGAAAAACCGGTTTAATCAGTCTTGACTATTCTATTAAAGACTACGGAAATACTAAATTCAAACCGACGAGTGATTCAGGATTCAGGGAACTGAACAATGACATAAGCAACCAACTAACAACAAGTGGCGAATTAAGGATTGGAGGCGAGTACAAAATCAAGAGATTAAGCCTGCGGGGTGGATATCGTTTTGAAGGAAGCCCTTACAAAGACGGCAAAACAATTGGGGATTTAAACAGCTATTCGGGAGGTTTAGGCTATAATTTTGGAGGCACAAAAATTGATCTTGCCTATTCTTATACTGAAAGAGAATCTAATCAGGGATTTTTTGCAACCGGATTAACCAACCCTGCAAAAATCAATTCTAAACTCAACAATGTTTCCGTAACTTTATTATTTGAATTGTAA
- the rimO gene encoding 30S ribosomal protein S12 methylthiotransferase RimO — MRTKSLKKNKINVITLGCSKNVYDSEVLMGQLRANGKEVTHEATAKEEGNIIVINTCGFIDNAKAESVNMILEYADKKDKGLVDKVFVTGCLSERYRPDLEKEIPNVDQYFGTTELPQLLKALGADYKHELLGERLTTTPKNYAYLKIAEGCDRPCSFCAIPLMRGSHVSQPIEKLVKEAQGLAKNGVKELILIAQDLTYYGLDLYKKRNLAELLEALAAVEGIEWIRLHYAYPTGFPMDVLELMKREPKICNYIDIPLQHISDNILKSMRRGTTQAKTTQLLKDFRAAVPGMAIRTTLIVGYPGETQEDFEILKDFVQEMKFDRMGCFAYSHEENTHAYLLEDDVPADVKQARANEIMELQSQISWDLNQEKIGQVYRCIIDRKEGAHFVGRTEFDSPDVDNEVLIDASKHYVKTGEFVNIRIIEATEFDLYGEPA, encoded by the coding sequence ATGAGAACCAAGTCTTTAAAAAAGAACAAAATTAACGTAATCACTCTTGGGTGTTCGAAAAATGTATATGACAGCGAAGTGCTTATGGGACAGCTTCGTGCAAACGGAAAAGAAGTTACTCACGAAGCGACTGCAAAAGAAGAAGGAAACATTATCGTAATCAACACTTGTGGTTTTATTGACAATGCGAAAGCAGAATCGGTAAACATGATTTTGGAATACGCTGATAAAAAAGACAAAGGTTTAGTTGACAAGGTTTTCGTAACAGGATGTTTATCTGAACGTTATAGACCTGATTTGGAAAAAGAAATCCCAAATGTGGATCAATATTTTGGAACCACAGAACTGCCTCAGCTTTTGAAAGCGCTGGGTGCAGATTATAAACATGAATTATTGGGAGAGCGCTTAACGACTACTCCAAAAAATTACGCATACTTAAAAATCGCTGAAGGCTGTGACAGGCCCTGCAGTTTCTGCGCTATTCCGTTAATGAGAGGTTCGCATGTTTCTCAGCCAATCGAAAAATTAGTAAAAGAAGCACAGGGATTAGCCAAAAACGGCGTAAAAGAATTGATTTTAATCGCTCAGGACCTGACTTATTATGGCCTTGATCTTTATAAAAAGAGAAATCTTGCAGAATTATTAGAAGCACTGGCAGCTGTAGAAGGCATCGAATGGATACGTTTGCATTATGCCTACCCTACCGGTTTTCCGATGGATGTTCTGGAGCTAATGAAACGCGAACCAAAAATTTGTAATTACATTGATATTCCGTTGCAGCATATTTCGGATAACATTCTAAAATCGATGCGCCGCGGTACTACTCAGGCAAAAACGACTCAGTTATTAAAAGATTTTCGCGCTGCAGTTCCGGGAATGGCTATTAGAACCACATTAATTGTTGGATATCCTGGTGAAACACAAGAAGATTTTGAAATTTTGAAAGATTTTGTTCAGGAAATGAAATTTGACAGAATGGGCTGTTTTGCTTATTCCCATGAAGAAAATACGCATGCTTATTTATTGGAAGATGATGTTCCTGCTGATGTAAAACAAGCCAGAGCCAATGAAATCATGGAACTACAATCACAAATTTCATGGGATTTGAATCAGGAAAAAATAGGTCAGGTTTACAGATGTATTATTGACAGAAAAGAAGGTGCTCATTTTGTAGGAAGAACAGAATTTGACAGTCCGGATGTTGACAATGAAGTCTTAATAGACGCCTCAAAACATTATGTAAAAACTGGCGAATTTGTTAATATAAGGATAATAGAAGCGACCGAATTTGATTTATACGGAGAACCTGCTTAA
- a CDS encoding N-acetylmuramoyl-L-alanine amidase, with translation MLKKHFFYLISAIIITSCGTKNPYKTTEKVYDQQLKTLENQITSKEVQPIPPAVPPVVIDTTYASQLGIVKDTLSKTGSTSLVNGITTEWIGTVNFNLRKPSFIVIHHTAQDSLQQTVSTFTKSRTQVSAHYIISENGKVVQMLNDYLRAWHAGASSWGKNTDLNSSSIGIELDNNGFKPFTEAQISSLVALLTKLKKDYNIPTQNILGHADIAPGRKQDPSALFPWKTLAEKGFGIWPDEVLEEAPFDFKIEPALRIIGYNTKNLSAAIQAFKLHYIQTDTTAILDRKTIDTIYSIYKKQVQ, from the coding sequence ATGTTAAAAAAACATTTTTTTTATCTGATTTCAGCCATTATTATAACTTCCTGCGGGACAAAAAATCCATATAAAACTACTGAAAAAGTTTACGATCAGCAGCTTAAAACTTTAGAAAATCAAATTACAAGTAAAGAAGTCCAGCCAATACCACCAGCTGTTCCGCCTGTAGTTATAGATACTACTTATGCTTCGCAATTAGGGATTGTAAAGGATACACTTTCAAAAACAGGCTCTACTTCTTTAGTAAATGGTATTACAACAGAATGGATTGGAACAGTCAATTTTAATCTAAGAAAGCCGAGTTTTATTGTTATTCATCATACTGCTCAGGATTCACTCCAGCAAACTGTAAGTACATTTACAAAAAGCAGAACACAGGTTAGTGCACATTATATCATTTCTGAAAACGGAAAAGTAGTTCAGATGTTAAATGATTACTTAAGAGCGTGGCATGCCGGGGCATCCAGCTGGGGAAAAAACACGGATTTAAATTCTTCTTCAATAGGTATAGAACTTGATAACAATGGTTTCAAACCTTTTACAGAAGCTCAAATCAGCAGTTTAGTGGCCCTTTTGACAAAACTGAAAAAAGATTACAATATTCCGACACAAAATATTTTAGGTCATGCTGATATCGCTCCAGGAAGAAAACAAGATCCAAGTGCTTTATTCCCATGGAAGACTTTAGCGGAAAAAGGATTTGGAATTTGGCCCGATGAAGTTCTGGAAGAAGCCCCTTTTGATTTTAAAATTGAACCGGCATTGCGAATTATTGGGTACAATACCAAAAATCTTTCAGCAGCGATTCAGGCTTTTAAATTACATTATATTCAAACAGATACTACAGCTATTTTAGACCGAAAAACAATAGACACTATTTATTCTATTTACAAAAAACAGGTTCAATAG
- a CDS encoding outer membrane beta-barrel protein — MKNISFVGEISFGPRGQYQSIPNGDGTDANSFHIQNLYASYAVSDKLSLTAGYMGTFIGYEVISPVGNFHYSTSYLFTNGPFQNAGVKANYAITEKFGAMVGVFNDSWNTYKADPQKGLNAVGGQLSYVTDKASAYLNFMDGSVSGTIVDLTATFQLTDKFKLGLNAADFSNEGDVGYTGAALYPSYAITDAFALGIRGEYFKSKEGSDDTDITALTLSGNYKINGLTIIPEFRFDSNSDKVKFVDSDLVPAKSASQVLLALVYGF, encoded by the coding sequence ATTAAAAATATTTCTTTTGTTGGCGAAATTTCTTTTGGACCAAGAGGTCAATATCAGTCAATACCAAATGGTGATGGAACTGATGCAAATTCATTTCACATCCAAAATTTATATGCAAGCTATGCAGTTTCTGATAAACTTAGCCTGACTGCGGGTTACATGGGCACATTTATTGGGTATGAAGTAATCTCGCCTGTTGGTAACTTTCATTACTCCACTTCTTATTTGTTTACTAATGGACCATTTCAAAATGCAGGTGTTAAAGCAAATTATGCTATAACTGAAAAATTTGGAGCAATGGTAGGTGTATTTAATGACTCATGGAATACATATAAAGCAGATCCTCAAAAAGGATTAAATGCTGTAGGGGGGCAATTGTCTTATGTAACTGATAAAGCAAGTGCATATTTAAATTTTATGGATGGCTCTGTAAGTGGTACTATTGTTGATTTAACTGCAACATTCCAATTAACCGATAAATTCAAATTAGGTTTAAACGCTGCTGATTTTTCAAACGAAGGTGATGTAGGTTATACAGGAGCCGCATTATACCCATCTTATGCGATTACTGATGCTTTTGCTTTGGGAATACGTGGTGAATATTTTAAGTCTAAAGAGGGGTCAGATGACACAGATATTACAGCTTTGACTTTGTCTGGGAACTACAAAATAAACGGTTTGACTATTATTCCAGAGTTCAGATTTGATTCAAATTCAGATAAAGTTAAGTTTGTAGATTCTGATTTAGTGCCTGCTAAATCTGCTTCTCAAGTGCTTCTGGCTTTAGTTTACGGATTCTAA
- a CDS encoding glycoside hydrolase family 5 protein: protein MKTEARLFVYTLLLMFCFTNAQFVKRHGQLSVQGTQLVDQDNNPIVLRGMSFGWHSMWPRFYNEKAVKWLKKDFNCNVVRAAMGIELGNMSYIKESQFSKDKIEAVIKGAIKSDIYVIIDWHSHNINLEEAKAFFAEISKKYSKYPNIIYEVFNEPDDETWPQIKEYAEEVIKIIRSNDPKNIILVGSPHWDQDVHLPAADPILGYTNIMYTMHFYAATHGKELRDRTDQAIKSGLPIFISESAGMEATGDGPLNMNAWQEYIDWMESRKLSWITWSVSDKDETCSILKKSAKSEGKWKDTDLKESGIKVREFLIKYNSQK, encoded by the coding sequence ATGAAAACAGAAGCTAGACTTTTTGTCTATACCTTATTATTAATGTTTTGTTTTACCAATGCTCAATTTGTGAAAAGACATGGTCAGTTAAGTGTTCAGGGGACTCAATTAGTTGATCAGGATAATAATCCGATAGTTTTACGCGGAATGAGTTTTGGATGGCATAGCATGTGGCCCAGATTTTACAATGAAAAAGCAGTTAAATGGCTAAAAAAAGATTTTAACTGTAATGTAGTTCGTGCTGCTATGGGAATCGAATTAGGAAACATGTCTTATATAAAGGAGTCGCAGTTTTCGAAAGATAAAATTGAGGCAGTTATAAAAGGGGCTATAAAATCGGATATCTATGTAATTATAGACTGGCACAGTCATAATATAAATTTAGAAGAAGCAAAAGCTTTTTTTGCTGAGATATCTAAAAAGTATTCTAAGTATCCAAATATTATTTATGAGGTTTTCAATGAACCGGATGATGAAACCTGGCCACAAATTAAGGAGTATGCTGAAGAAGTTATTAAGATAATAAGAAGTAATGATCCTAAAAATATTATTCTGGTCGGATCTCCGCACTGGGATCAGGATGTTCATCTTCCGGCAGCAGATCCTATTTTAGGATACACTAATATAATGTATACGATGCATTTTTATGCTGCAACACATGGAAAAGAATTAAGAGACAGAACGGATCAGGCAATAAAAAGCGGTCTGCCCATTTTTATTTCAGAATCAGCTGGTATGGAGGCTACTGGAGACGGACCTTTAAATATGAATGCTTGGCAGGAATACATCGATTGGATGGAATCCCGAAAGTTAAGCTGGATTACCTGGTCGGTTTCTGATAAAGATGAAACATGTTCAATATTGAAAAAATCTGCAAAATCGGAAGGGAAATGGAAGGATACTGATTTGAAAGAGTCAGGAATTAAAGTTCGTGAATTTTTAATAAAATATAATAGTCAGAAGTAG
- a CDS encoding glycoside hydrolase family 27 protein, translating into MKKIVLGLILLSSVLVFSQGNTHNQVGGKFEGLAMTPPMGWNSWNTFATNIDEKLVKETADIMVSSGMAAAGYNYIVLDDGWMAKERDANGDLVPDPVKFPNGMKAVIDYVHSKGLKFGLYNCAGTQTCAGYPGTRGYEYQDARFYAKLGIDFLKYDWCNTKGITAPEAYTTMSNALKIAGRPIVFSLCEWGDNQPWEWGKPVGNLWRISGDIYPCFDCEFKHPENWSSWGFMKIADMRKDIRKYSGPDHWNDFDMMEVGNEMNDIEDKAHFSIWCMLASPLFSGNDYRKMTKETLAILTNKELIAVNQDKLGIQGFKYLAEDGVEVWVKPLSDDNWAITFLNRSDVAKKINFDWKKYLIKDVDFGYEADFNKKVFRLKDLWKNKEIGNTKKNFTADLGSHDVITLRLIP; encoded by the coding sequence ATGAAAAAAATAGTTTTAGGATTGATTTTACTTAGTTCGGTTTTAGTTTTTAGTCAGGGAAATACACATAATCAAGTAGGAGGGAAATTCGAAGGTCTCGCCATGACCCCGCCAATGGGCTGGAATTCATGGAATACTTTTGCAACCAATATCGATGAAAAATTGGTAAAAGAAACGGCTGATATTATGGTTTCATCAGGAATGGCCGCGGCAGGTTATAATTATATTGTCCTGGACGATGGATGGATGGCAAAAGAACGAGATGCAAACGGAGATTTAGTGCCGGATCCGGTTAAATTCCCTAACGGAATGAAGGCAGTTATAGATTATGTGCATAGCAAAGGTTTGAAATTTGGTTTGTATAATTGTGCAGGTACGCAAACTTGTGCCGGTTATCCTGGAACACGCGGTTATGAATATCAGGATGCCCGTTTTTATGCGAAACTTGGAATTGATTTCTTGAAATACGATTGGTGTAATACAAAAGGAATTACAGCTCCGGAGGCATACACAACAATGAGTAATGCGTTAAAAATTGCTGGAAGACCAATTGTTTTTAGTCTTTGCGAATGGGGAGATAACCAGCCTTGGGAATGGGGAAAACCGGTTGGGAATCTTTGGAGAATTTCGGGAGATATTTATCCTTGTTTTGACTGTGAATTCAAACATCCTGAAAATTGGTCATCCTGGGGGTTTATGAAAATTGCAGATATGCGTAAAGATATTCGTAAATATTCGGGTCCTGATCACTGGAATGATTTTGATATGATGGAAGTAGGAAATGAAATGAATGATATTGAAGATAAGGCGCATTTTAGTATTTGGTGTATGCTGGCATCACCATTGTTTAGTGGAAATGATTACAGAAAGATGACAAAAGAAACACTAGCAATTTTAACTAACAAAGAATTGATTGCTGTGAATCAGGATAAATTAGGAATACAGGGTTTTAAATATCTTGCTGAAGATGGTGTTGAAGTTTGGGTAAAACCCTTGTCAGATGATAATTGGGCGATTACTTTTTTGAACAGAAGCGATGTTGCTAAAAAAATCAATTTTGACTGGAAAAAGTATTTAATAAAAGATGTGGATTTTGGTTATGAAGCCGACTTTAATAAAAAAGTTTTCAGGTTAAAGGACCTTTGGAAAAATAAAGAAATCGGGAATACTAAAAAGAATTTTACAGCAGATCTTGGATCTCATGATGTAATTACATTACGATTAATTCCATAA
- a CDS encoding RagB/SusD family nutrient uptake outer membrane protein, producing the protein MKNIIKRSGAVALTIIMLMSSSCSQDFLDVPAEGVPTIGNYYDSDVKLDNASNGLYGIVWFNMNKEGFYGITDVISGNMYAGPYNEFGKFTDLSFTSSQSFIGDSWRSCFGAVANCNSYINTLPQSVGPNVSKEALNNAMGEMHFIRAFAYFFLVRLWGNVPIIENNADYSKNFVIPSNPVEDVYKFIENDLKFAIDNLRSKNRGSDYAANAHVSSGSAKALLAKVYLYQKKYDLARTMAQEVINSGEFKLLGGDELPTKSFADLWLQKNNNNEESIFSWQWTGAGTYFEGNFSNTLFAPENRLVETSYSGQIAPSQDLIHNVYEPGDKRRAETFMLPGDYYPNLMYAQTLAVDSPKLLGYTFDEENEAQNSGAGLKKYVIGKENLAITGPFNAPFNGESSMNSYMMRYADLLLIHAEAILGSQSGSTSDPAALKSFNAVRKRAGLPIKASVSFDDIFKERRAELACEGDYYFDLGRLPFAKAKAILEAQNRGDKETPKHITISASNLLLPYPADDLIKNPKLTEVAPYTFK; encoded by the coding sequence ATGAAAAATATAATAAAAAGAAGCGGTGCTGTTGCTTTAACAATCATTATGTTAATGTCTTCTTCTTGTTCTCAGGACTTTTTAGATGTACCTGCAGAAGGAGTACCAACAATAGGGAATTATTATGATTCTGATGTAAAGCTGGATAACGCTAGTAACGGACTTTACGGTATTGTATGGTTTAATATGAATAAAGAAGGATTTTATGGTATTACCGATGTTATTTCGGGGAATATGTATGCAGGTCCTTATAATGAGTTTGGAAAATTTACAGATTTGAGTTTTACAAGCAGCCAGTCTTTTATTGGTGATTCATGGAGATCATGTTTTGGAGCGGTTGCCAATTGTAATTCTTATATTAATACACTGCCTCAAAGTGTTGGCCCAAACGTTTCAAAAGAAGCTTTGAACAATGCAATGGGAGAAATGCATTTTATTAGAGCTTTTGCTTATTTCTTCTTAGTAAGATTATGGGGAAATGTGCCAATCATCGAAAACAATGCTGATTATTCTAAAAACTTCGTGATTCCAAGTAATCCGGTTGAAGATGTTTATAAATTTATTGAAAACGATTTAAAATTTGCTATCGATAATTTAAGATCAAAAAACAGAGGTTCTGATTACGCGGCAAACGCACATGTGTCTAGCGGATCTGCAAAAGCACTTTTGGCAAAAGTATATTTGTATCAAAAGAAATATGATCTGGCAAGAACAATGGCTCAGGAAGTAATCAACAGCGGAGAATTTAAATTATTAGGAGGAGATGAACTGCCAACAAAATCATTTGCTGATTTATGGCTTCAGAAAAATAATAACAACGAAGAATCTATTTTTTCATGGCAATGGACAGGAGCAGGGACCTATTTCGAAGGAAACTTCTCTAATACATTATTTGCACCAGAAAACAGATTGGTTGAAACTTCTTATTCAGGTCAAATTGCGCCATCTCAGGATTTAATTCATAATGTTTATGAGCCAGGCGATAAAAGGAGAGCCGAAACATTTATGCTTCCTGGAGATTATTATCCAAACTTAATGTATGCACAAACACTTGCGGTAGATTCACCAAAACTTTTAGGATATACTTTTGATGAAGAAAATGAGGCGCAGAATTCAGGAGCTGGTTTGAAGAAATATGTTATTGGGAAAGAAAATTTAGCGATTACTGGACCATTCAATGCACCATTTAATGGAGAAAGTAGTATGAATAGTTATATGATGCGTTATGCTGATCTGCTTTTAATTCATGCCGAAGCAATATTAGGTTCGCAATCAGGAAGTACTTCAGATCCTGCTGCTTTAAAGTCATTTAACGCAGTTCGTAAAAGAGCTGGTCTGCCAATTAAAGCTTCTGTTTCATTTGATGATATTTTCAAAGAAAGACGAGCCGAGCTAGCTTGTGAAGGAGATTATTATTTTGATTTAGGACGTTTGCCATTCGCGAAAGCAAAAGCAATTTTAGAAGCACAAAACAGAGGAGATAAAGAAACGCCAAAACACATTACCATTTCGGCATCAAATCTTTTACTCCCTTATCCTGCAGATGATTTAATTAAAAATCCAAAATTAACAGAAGTAGCGCCGTATACTTTTAAATAA